One Chroicocephalus ridibundus chromosome 10, bChrRid1.1, whole genome shotgun sequence DNA window includes the following coding sequences:
- the KLHDC8B gene encoding kelch domain-containing protein 8B isoform X1, protein MAAGAGAFAWAAFPAMPTQRVYCSGVHRDGQLFVLGGCGSGGRALGAAEVLDLPAQRWTTLPPLPTPRAGAAALAVGKQILVVGGVDAAQSPLASVEVYHVDEGKWEKKAALAQPSMGISAVQRDGAIYALGGMGADTSPQALVRVYEPAKDHWQPLPSMPTPCYGASAFLQGNKIFVLGGRQGKLPVTAFEAFDLETRSWTRYPSVPSRRAFAACAMADGVVFSLGGLQQPGPHNFYSRPHFVNTVEMFDPVQGAWSKPSRAIRMREKRADFVAGCLGGTVVVVGGLGNARGNQSCPLDSVEGFSLSRKKWEPLPPMPTGRCSCSSCPAPSLLFVIGGVAQGPSGAVEALCLREVP, encoded by the exons AtggcggcgggcgcgggcgcCTTCGCGTGGGCCGCCTTCCCTGCCATGCCCACGCAGCGCGTGTACTGCAGTGGCGTGCACCGTGACGGGCAGCTCTTCGTGCTGGGTGGCTGCGGGAGTGGTGGGCGAGCCTTGGGTGCTGCCGAGGTGCTCGACCTCCCGGCCCAGCGCTGGACCACACTCCCGCCGTTGCCCACGCCGCGGGCCGGTGCCGCTGCCCTCGCCGTGGGCAAGCAGATCCTGGTGGTGGGTGGCGTGGACGCAGCACAGAGCCCCCTCGCCTCCGTTGAGGTCTACCACGTGGATGAGGGCAAGTGGGAGAAGAAGGCGGCGCTGGCTCAGCCCTCCATGGGCATCTCAGCTGTGCAGAGAG ACGGGGCCATCTATGCGCTGGGGGGAATGGGTGCAGACACCTCTCCCCAGGCACTGGTTCGTGTCTACGAGCCGGCAAAGGACCactggcagcccctgccctccatgcCCACCCCCTGCTACGGGGCCTCCGCCTTCCTGCAGGGCAACAAGATCTTCGTCCTGG GGGGCCGTCAGGGCAAGCTGCCCGTCACTGCCTTTGAGGCCTTCGACCTGGAGACAAGGAGCTGGACGCGCTACCCCAGCGTGCCCAGCCGCCGCGCCTTTGCTGCCTGCGCCATGGCTGATGGTGTCGTCTTcagcctgggggggctgcagcagccgggaCCCCACAACTTCTACTCCCGTCCCCACTTCGTCAACACCGTGGAGATGTTTGACCCTGTGCAGG GTGCATGGAGCAAGCCGAGCCGCGCCATCCGCATGAGGGAGAAGAGAGCTGACTTCGTGGCCGGCTGCCTGGGAGGAACAGTGGTGGTCGTGGGCGGCCTCGGTAATGCCAGGG GGAACCAGTCCTGCCCGCTGGACTCGGTGGAAGGGTTCAGCCTCTCACGGAAGAAGTGGGAGCCGCTGCCCCCCATGCCCACCGgccgctgctcctgctccagctgcccggCACCCAGCCTGCTCTTCGTCATCGGTGGGGTGGCCCAGGGCCCCAGCGGCGCCGTTGAGGCTCTGTGCCTGCGCGAGGTGCCCTGA
- the KLHDC8B gene encoding kelch domain-containing protein 8B isoform X2 has protein sequence MAAGAGAFAWAAFPAMPTQRVYCSGVHRDGQLFVLGGCGSGGRALGAAEVLDLPAQRWTTLPPLPTPRAGAAALAVGKQILVVGGVDAAQSPLASVEVYHVDEGKWEKKAALAQPSMGISAVQRDGAIYALGGMGADTSPQALVRVYEPAKDHWQPLPSMPTPCYGASAFLQGNKIFVLGGRQGKLPVTAFEAFDLETRSWTRYPSVPSRRAFAACAMADGVVFSLGGLQQPGPHNFYSRPHFVNTVEMFDPVQGAWSKPSRAIRMREKRADFVAGCLGGTVVVVGGLGNQSCPLDSVEGFSLSRKKWEPLPPMPTGRCSCSSCPAPSLLFVIGGVAQGPSGAVEALCLREVP, from the exons AtggcggcgggcgcgggcgcCTTCGCGTGGGCCGCCTTCCCTGCCATGCCCACGCAGCGCGTGTACTGCAGTGGCGTGCACCGTGACGGGCAGCTCTTCGTGCTGGGTGGCTGCGGGAGTGGTGGGCGAGCCTTGGGTGCTGCCGAGGTGCTCGACCTCCCGGCCCAGCGCTGGACCACACTCCCGCCGTTGCCCACGCCGCGGGCCGGTGCCGCTGCCCTCGCCGTGGGCAAGCAGATCCTGGTGGTGGGTGGCGTGGACGCAGCACAGAGCCCCCTCGCCTCCGTTGAGGTCTACCACGTGGATGAGGGCAAGTGGGAGAAGAAGGCGGCGCTGGCTCAGCCCTCCATGGGCATCTCAGCTGTGCAGAGAG ACGGGGCCATCTATGCGCTGGGGGGAATGGGTGCAGACACCTCTCCCCAGGCACTGGTTCGTGTCTACGAGCCGGCAAAGGACCactggcagcccctgccctccatgcCCACCCCCTGCTACGGGGCCTCCGCCTTCCTGCAGGGCAACAAGATCTTCGTCCTGG GGGGCCGTCAGGGCAAGCTGCCCGTCACTGCCTTTGAGGCCTTCGACCTGGAGACAAGGAGCTGGACGCGCTACCCCAGCGTGCCCAGCCGCCGCGCCTTTGCTGCCTGCGCCATGGCTGATGGTGTCGTCTTcagcctgggggggctgcagcagccgggaCCCCACAACTTCTACTCCCGTCCCCACTTCGTCAACACCGTGGAGATGTTTGACCCTGTGCAGG GTGCATGGAGCAAGCCGAGCCGCGCCATCCGCATGAGGGAGAAGAGAGCTGACTTCGTGGCCGGCTGCCTGGGAGGAACAGTGGTGGTCGTGGGCGGCCTCG GGAACCAGTCCTGCCCGCTGGACTCGGTGGAAGGGTTCAGCCTCTCACGGAAGAAGTGGGAGCCGCTGCCCCCCATGCCCACCGgccgctgctcctgctccagctgcccggCACCCAGCCTGCTCTTCGTCATCGGTGGGGTGGCCCAGGGCCCCAGCGGCGCCGTTGAGGCTCTGTGCCTGCGCGAGGTGCCCTGA